From Nitratidesulfovibrio vulgaris str. Hildenborough, a single genomic window includes:
- a CDS encoding lipid II:glycine glycyltransferase FemX, which produces MVDLSRKKTQALLPTDILFQTPYWAQVKTRLGMESHAFDIRSSGPWGDVLVLLRRFGRHRVAIVPQGPEVAPPHEDYGVYLESFSLALAEGLGPDVAFIRYDLPWVSPYADEMHDEGWNAFPEARLRELRMNMGTRHWNLRKSFQDLTVASSLVVDITGEEAAVLERMKPKTRYNIGLARRKGVAVREVGRESLPQFHALYRQTAIRNGFEPCSITHFSAMFHALCDGAGSTELLFLLATHGTDILAGCIVGLAGRTANFLYGASGNVKRNLMAPYLMHWTAMCHARDRGCHDYEMGAVPPGHDPAHPFHGLYRFKTGFGGRVALRSGSWDYPLDHAAYRDFCNAESLYRTDAAPGRTQ; this is translated from the coding sequence ATGGTCGACCTTTCTCGCAAGAAGACGCAGGCCCTTCTACCCACGGACATCCTCTTCCAGACGCCGTACTGGGCGCAGGTGAAGACCCGTCTCGGCATGGAGTCGCACGCCTTCGACATCCGGTCTTCCGGGCCGTGGGGCGACGTGCTTGTGCTGTTGCGGCGGTTTGGCAGGCACCGCGTCGCCATCGTGCCGCAAGGCCCGGAGGTGGCCCCGCCCCATGAGGACTACGGTGTCTACCTTGAAAGCTTCTCCCTCGCGCTAGCGGAGGGGCTAGGCCCCGATGTGGCGTTCATCCGCTACGACCTGCCGTGGGTCTCGCCCTATGCGGACGAGATGCACGACGAGGGATGGAACGCCTTCCCCGAGGCACGCTTGCGCGAATTGCGCATGAACATGGGCACGCGACACTGGAATCTTCGCAAGTCGTTTCAGGATTTGACGGTGGCAAGTTCGCTGGTGGTGGACATCACCGGCGAGGAAGCGGCGGTGCTTGAGCGCATGAAGCCCAAGACGCGCTACAACATCGGGCTTGCCCGGCGCAAGGGCGTGGCCGTGCGCGAGGTCGGACGCGAGAGTCTGCCGCAGTTTCACGCCCTCTATCGGCAGACGGCCATACGGAACGGCTTCGAACCGTGCAGCATCACGCATTTCAGCGCCATGTTCCATGCGTTGTGCGACGGCGCGGGCAGTACTGAACTTCTGTTCCTGCTGGCGACGCACGGGACGGACATCCTTGCCGGATGCATCGTGGGGCTGGCCGGAAGAACGGCCAACTTCCTGTACGGGGCGTCGGGCAATGTCAAACGCAACCTCATGGCACCCTATCTCATGCACTGGACGGCCATGTGCCATGCCCGCGACCGGGGGTGCCACGACTACGAGATGGGTGCCGTCCCGCCCGGGCACGACCCGGCACACCCCTTCCACGGGTTATACCGCTTCAAGACCGGCTTCGGCGGACGGGTCGCGCTGCGAAGCGGGTCATGGGACTATCCGCTCGACCATGCGGCCTACCGCGACTTCTGCAATGCCGAAAGCCTGTACAGGACTGACGCCGCGCCCGGAAGGACGCAGTAG
- a CDS encoding methyl-accepting chemotaxis protein, protein MEVRKGFFDRLNNRVTVLLVGLLLLGFGGLGWYAVNAVTSYAEASRREATETLMGAVETATEVYIRNLQKLCEGLARQRAVVVALRSGVDEGETAQRRFKDYLATYPEIWSAYTFDTAGEAVAGFNAANKDERGENKKKHPVVAQVLSGANVAIARELYSVEGGRLALRIAVPVRDPENGKLLGGVQVSFNFHEFEKEVLKSVTNGETGYLFLVDEKGTFLSHPNPALVMTSGTSLSSVSEMLRRKNGFMRYVSDGEAKFAAFATVPQTGWILAANINESEVLAAARSLGMVIIGISVVASLVLAGVLVMVLRRLVILPLGALQRYTGEIAAGDFSTVPQGRFSCEFADLAADVDHMKTKIKAELGFAQGVLKGIPTPCGIVGPDFTMTWANEHILKLLERTGKPQDYYGMRSGEFYWRDPNRETLSDKAIKSRTDLHDVAVWNAPSGREVHLNVATTPFYDMDGELLGSIAFWMDITDIIEKQREVEAQHARIAEAARRAMDVSARLSAAAEELSAQIDESSRGTEVQKTRISETAAAVEQMNASILEVARNAGEAVTSADTARESAEKGAGVVQDAVASIGALRDRMHEMGVSLEELGRQADGIGTIVDMISDVADQTNLLALNAAIEAARAGEAGRGFAVVADEVRKLAEKTMGATNDVGNAIRAIQGVTRKTVELMGLAGGDAETSVARAGDAGASLKTIVQLSVGTADQVRSIATAAEEQSAASEQIARATEEINVISSDTAEGMSQSAAAITEVADMASELERIIEGMKS, encoded by the coding sequence GTGGAAGTGCGCAAGGGTTTTTTCGACAGGCTCAACAATCGCGTGACGGTGCTTCTCGTCGGCTTGTTGCTTCTGGGATTCGGAGGTCTGGGCTGGTATGCGGTGAATGCCGTGACTTCCTACGCGGAGGCGTCCCGTCGTGAGGCGACCGAGACCCTGATGGGTGCGGTGGAGACGGCGACAGAGGTCTACATCCGCAATCTTCAGAAGTTGTGCGAGGGGCTGGCACGGCAGCGTGCCGTTGTCGTCGCCCTGCGTTCAGGGGTGGATGAGGGCGAGACGGCGCAACGCCGTTTCAAGGACTATCTTGCCACCTATCCGGAAATCTGGTCGGCTTACACCTTCGATACCGCAGGGGAAGCTGTTGCAGGTTTCAATGCCGCCAACAAGGACGAACGGGGCGAGAACAAGAAGAAGCATCCGGTCGTTGCACAGGTGCTGTCCGGTGCGAATGTCGCCATCGCGCGTGAGCTTTACAGCGTCGAGGGGGGACGGCTTGCCCTGCGCATCGCCGTGCCCGTGCGCGACCCCGAGAATGGCAAACTGCTGGGCGGGGTTCAGGTCTCGTTCAATTTCCATGAGTTCGAAAAGGAAGTCTTGAAGTCCGTAACGAACGGCGAGACGGGGTATCTCTTCCTCGTCGACGAGAAGGGGACCTTCCTCTCGCATCCCAATCCTGCGTTGGTCATGACAAGCGGAACAAGCCTTTCGTCCGTCTCGGAGATGTTGCGGCGCAAGAACGGCTTCATGCGATACGTCTCAGATGGCGAGGCCAAATTCGCCGCTTTCGCCACCGTCCCCCAGACCGGGTGGATACTGGCTGCCAACATCAACGAGTCAGAGGTGCTGGCTGCGGCGCGCAGCCTCGGCATGGTCATCATCGGCATCAGTGTCGTGGCGTCACTGGTGCTTGCGGGTGTCCTCGTCATGGTGCTGCGCAGGCTCGTCATTCTCCCGCTGGGGGCGTTGCAGCGCTACACGGGCGAGATTGCCGCCGGTGACTTCTCTACCGTGCCGCAGGGGAGGTTCAGTTGCGAATTCGCCGACCTCGCCGCCGATGTCGACCACATGAAGACAAAGATCAAGGCTGAACTCGGTTTCGCACAGGGCGTGCTGAAGGGCATACCCACGCCGTGCGGCATCGTCGGCCCCGACTTCACCATGACATGGGCCAACGAGCATATCCTCAAGCTGCTGGAGCGTACCGGAAAACCGCAGGACTACTACGGGATGCGTTCCGGCGAGTTCTACTGGCGCGACCCCAACCGGGAGACCCTCTCCGACAAGGCCATCAAGAGTCGCACCGACCTGCATGACGTGGCGGTATGGAACGCACCATCAGGGCGTGAAGTCCATCTCAACGTGGCGACGACACCCTTCTATGACATGGACGGCGAGTTGCTCGGTTCCATCGCGTTCTGGATGGACATCACCGACATCATCGAGAAGCAGCGCGAGGTCGAAGCGCAACATGCCCGCATCGCGGAGGCGGCACGTCGCGCCATGGACGTGTCGGCCCGTCTCTCCGCTGCCGCCGAAGAGCTTTCGGCGCAGATAGACGAGTCGAGTCGCGGCACCGAGGTGCAGAAGACGCGCATCAGCGAGACGGCTGCCGCCGTGGAGCAGATGAACGCCTCCATCCTTGAGGTGGCGCGGAACGCGGGCGAGGCCGTCACCAGTGCCGACACGGCCCGCGAGAGTGCAGAGAAGGGTGCCGGGGTGGTGCAGGACGCTGTGGCATCCATAGGTGCGTTGCGGGACAGGATGCACGAGATGGGTGTGAGTCTTGAGGAACTTGGTCGGCAGGCCGATGGTATCGGCACCATCGTGGACATGATTTCAGATGTGGCCGACCAGACCAACCTGCTGGCGCTCAATGCCGCCATCGAGGCGGCGCGGGCTGGCGAGGCGGGGCGTGGCTTCGCCGTCGTCGCCGACGAGGTGCGTAAACTCGCCGAGAAGACCATGGGCGCCACCAACGATGTGGGGAACGCCATCCGTGCCATACAGGGCGTGACCCGCAAGACGGTCGAACTCATGGGGCTGGCAGGTGGCGATGCAGAGACCTCTGTGGCACGCGCAGGCGATGCCGGGGCTTCGCTCAAGACCATCGTCCAGCTTTCGGTGGGCACGGCTGATCAGGTGCGCTCCATCGCCACGGCAGCTGAAGAGCAGTCGGCGGCGTCGGAGCAGATAGCCCGCGCCACGGAAGAGATCAACGTCATCTCCAGCGACACGGCAGAGGGCATGAGCCAGTCGGCGGCAGCCATCACCGAAGTGGCTGACATGGCGAGCGAGCTCGAACGTATCATTGAGGGCATGAAGTCCTGA